The proteins below are encoded in one region of Rhinolophus sinicus isolate RSC01 linkage group LG07, ASM3656204v1, whole genome shotgun sequence:
- the ATP5F1D gene encoding ATP synthase F(1) complex subunit delta, mitochondrial yields the protein MRPRLVFFSQTSPRVVLFVLQAALLRPESDYLLRPESPAAAMLPASLLRRPGLSRLVRQARAYAEAAAAPAPAAGPGQMSFTFASPTQVFFNGANIRQVDVPTQTGAFGILAAHVPTLQVLRPGLVVVHAEDGTTSKYFVSSGSVTVNADSSVQLLAEEAVTLDMLDLGAAKANLEKAQSELSGAADEVARAEIQIRIEANEALVKALE from the exons ATGCGTCCTCGCTTGGTATTCTTCTCCCAGACGTCCCCGCGCGTCGTCCTTTTCGTCCTCCAGGCCGCCCTCCTTCGGCCGGAGTCCGACTACCTCCTTCGGCCGGAGTCACCTGCCGCCGCCATGCTGCCCGCTTCGCTGCTCCGCCGCCCTGGCCTGAGTCGCCTCGTGCGCCAGGCCCGCGCCTACGCCGAGGCCGCCGCCGCCCCAGCGCCCGCCGCGGGCCCGGGACAAATGTCCTTTACCTTCGCCTCACCCACGCAG GTCTTCTTCAATGGTGCCAACATCCGGCAGGTGGATGTCCCCACGCAGACGGGAGCCTTTGGTATTCTGGCTGCCCACGTGCCCACCCTGCAGGTCCTGCGGCCAGGGCTGGTTGTTGTCCACGCCGAGGACGGCACCACTTCCAAATACTTTG TGAGCAGCGGCTCAGTCACAGTGAATGCTGATTCATCAGTGCAGTTACTGGCCGAGGAGGCTGTGACACTGGACATGCTGGACCTGGGG GCGGCTAAAGCAAATTTGGAGAAGGCACAGTCGGAGCTGTCGGGGGCGGCGGACGAGGTTGCAAGGGCTGAGATCCAAATCCGAATCGAGGCCAACGAGGCCCTGGTGAAGGCCCTGGAGTAG